In one window of Oscillospiraceae bacterium DNA:
- a CDS encoding ABC transporter ATP-binding protein, with protein sequence MEPIIKIENLRKVYRLGTQRVVALDGINLEIFPGEICCILGTSGSGKSTLLNMLAGLEKPTKGCVYIKNSPISEMSERKLALFRQKYLGFVFQSYNLINSLTAEENVAMPLMFKGIGKSKRTKAAEKILKTVGLSTHMRHKPSQMSGGQQQRVGIARAFVSQPAVVFADEPTGNLDSKTTDEIMQIMLEVAGTANQTLIIVTHDRDIASYADRVLFLFDGKITRDLKIEKNSFCARDEIVKYIQDIFDSEKRKISDSKLNSEVINDEKTV encoded by the coding sequence TTGGAACCAATTATTAAGATTGAAAACTTAAGAAAGGTATATAGGCTTGGTACACAAAGAGTTGTGGCACTGGATGGAATTAACCTGGAAATATTTCCGGGTGAGATATGCTGTATTCTCGGTACATCGGGCTCCGGAAAATCGACACTTCTTAACATGCTTGCCGGACTTGAAAAGCCGACAAAGGGCTGTGTATATATAAAAAACTCGCCAATATCCGAAATGAGTGAGCGAAAGCTTGCTCTTTTTCGTCAAAAATATCTTGGCTTTGTGTTTCAGTCATATAACCTCATAAATTCACTTACCGCGGAAGAAAATGTCGCCATGCCGCTAATGTTTAAGGGCATTGGAAAATCAAAGCGTACAAAGGCGGCCGAAAAAATACTTAAAACAGTCGGTCTTTCCACACATATGCGGCACAAACCTTCTCAAATGAGTGGCGGTCAACAGCAGAGGGTGGGTATTGCACGAGCGTTTGTCTCACAGCCCGCTGTTGTTTTTGCGGATGAACCCACGGGAAATCTTGATTCCAAAACAACCGACGAAATTATGCAGATTATGCTCGAGGTTGCTGGCACCGCTAACCAGACACTCATAATTGTTACACACGACCGCGACATTGCATCTTACGCTGACAGAGTTCTTTTTTTATTCGACGGGAAAATAACTAGAGACCTTAAAATCGAAAAAAACAGCTTCTGCGCGCGTGACGAAATTGTGAAATATATACAGGATATATTTGACAGCGAAAAACGTAAAATCAGCGATTCAAAGTTAAACAGTGAGGTAATTAACGATGAAAAGACAGTTTAG
- a CDS encoding CapA family protein produces the protein MKKIYLILPLVVLLIAILITSVCILLSMRPSEQVHVGESASLIEDGEPLAAVNEDLVDVIPFVDMSGYEALHGIPAPHGSVNDPVYGFGLEPSVSDNGSRFEYEVSKISFLAVGDNLIHSSIYADASDEAGGNGYLFEHMYENVAEPIRNADLSFINQESPLAGNEFSPSGYPMFNTPNEMGDILLSLGFDIISIANNHMLDKYEKGYKNHIEYWSEKPVTLIGGYTDKDDYDNVRVVEKNGISIALLAYTYGTNGMTLPSSSQMVVPLIDENDIKRQIGIAKQKADLVFVSIHWGDENAFSPNSRQRQLARLMADNCVDVILGHHSHTIQPIEWYERPDGKKTLVAFSLGNFMSGQEYARNMLAGMLTFDVEKLDSAETYISNVLFTPTVTHYNYSWRKFKLYYLKDYTAELYKTARCSQFEPDFNYYTSKIKSTVSAEFLPDYLK, from the coding sequence ATGAAAAAAATATATTTGATTTTACCGCTGGTTGTGTTGCTGATTGCTATTTTAATAACCTCTGTTTGTATATTACTTTCAATGCGTCCGTCCGAGCAGGTTCATGTTGGTGAAAGCGCATCATTAATAGAAGATGGTGAGCCATTGGCAGCGGTAAACGAAGATTTGGTCGATGTTATACCATTTGTTGATATGAGCGGTTATGAGGCACTGCACGGTATCCCCGCACCTCACGGCTCGGTTAATGACCCTGTATACGGTTTCGGTTTAGAACCTTCCGTTTCTGACAACGGAAGCCGTTTTGAATACGAAGTCAGTAAGATTTCCTTTCTGGCTGTAGGTGATAATCTTATCCACAGTTCGATTTACGCAGATGCCAGTGATGAAGCAGGCGGTAACGGATATCTGTTTGAACATATGTATGAAAATGTCGCAGAGCCTATACGAAATGCCGATTTAAGTTTTATCAATCAAGAGTCTCCTTTGGCGGGGAATGAATTTTCACCGTCAGGATATCCGATGTTCAACACACCCAACGAGATGGGCGACATTCTTCTTTCGCTGGGATTTGATATTATCTCCATTGCAAATAATCACATGCTGGATAAGTACGAAAAGGGGTATAAAAACCACATTGAATACTGGAGTGAAAAACCTGTTACGCTTATCGGCGGTTACACCGACAAGGATGATTATGACAATGTGCGCGTGGTAGAGAAAAATGGGATCTCAATCGCACTTCTCGCATACACCTACGGTACTAACGGAATGACACTGCCTTCCTCAAGCCAAATGGTAGTTCCGCTTATTGATGAAAATGACATCAAAAGACAAATCGGTATTGCGAAACAAAAAGCAGATCTTGTTTTCGTGTCAATACACTGGGGTGATGAAAACGCCTTCTCGCCTAATTCACGACAACGCCAGCTGGCACGTCTTATGGCGGATAATTGTGTTGATGTAATTCTGGGACATCATTCTCATACCATTCAGCCAATAGAATGGTATGAAAGACCTGATGGTAAAAAAACGTTGGTAGCATTTTCGCTTGGCAATTTTATGTCAGGTCAGGAATACGCAAGAAATATGCTGGCAGGTATGCTTACGTTTGATGTAGAGAAGCTTGATAGTGCCGAAACATACATATCAAACGTTTTGTTTACTCCCACGGTTACGCACTATAACTATTCCTGGAGAAAATTTAAGCTGTATTACCTGAAAGATTACACCGCAGAGCTTTATAAGACAGCGAGATGCTCGCAATTTGAGCCGGACTTTAACTATTACACAAGCAAAATAAAATCAACCGTATCTGCTGAATTTTTACCCGACTATTTAAAATAA
- a CDS encoding ATP-dependent DNA helicase PcrA — MLKESEIIRFKNVKRKLFDSYYSGLNDMQREAVYSVKGPLLVLAGAGSGKTTVLVKRISHIIKFGDAVYTDDVPTNISSAELTALEMYSRQGLDNATLEALLGGFAYDNASPYSILAFTFTNKAAGEIKERLEKVLGESAKDIWAGTFHSICVRILRKYIDRLGYTSDFTIYDTDDCRKLAGECIEKLELNADRYTPKYVTSVISRAKNSYINAENYFTGDGELADVYNLYQKRLTDANAVDFDDIINLCVRLLSENEDIKEYYSGKFKYVFVDEYQDTNRTQYMLMKLLASKYRNVMVVGDDDQSIYKFRGATVKNILNFDKEYTDAKTVYLEQNYRSTGTILSAANAVIKHNSVRKGKELWTQHSEGDKITVEQLPNQEAEASYVVEKIQELVMRGNCKFSDIAVLYRTNAQSMTLETTFSKSGIPHRLLSGTRFFDRKEIKDIVAYLAVINNNNDNLRLTRIINVPKRGIGKTTVDNLNSFSQSTGRCILDLIKNPPVELQLKNKGLIEFARFIEKYTYMKHEISVSELIKSVAVESGYIRMLEDSLEDQQDKIDNINELISSAIKYQESSDAPSLAGFLEEVALISDLDNYDTSSNATVLMTIHSAKGLEFPVVFLVGMEENIFPSSLSANENDDLEEERRLAYVAITRAKKKLYMTCAASRLLYGRTNCNQISRFVSEIPEKFYVTSTVNSRTVNAHSDFEFTHRNVNKDFLKPTSAPKIPKNEECETFGEGDRIVHRVFGKGTVISAKSVGGDMLYEIEFDNQGTKKLLGKYAKLRKNEV; from the coding sequence ATGCTTAAAGAAAGCGAAATTATAAGGTTTAAAAACGTAAAGCGAAAGCTTTTTGACAGTTACTATTCCGGTCTCAATGACATGCAGCGCGAAGCTGTTTACTCCGTAAAAGGACCGTTACTGGTACTTGCGGGTGCGGGTAGTGGTAAAACAACCGTGCTTGTAAAAAGAATATCTCACATAATAAAATTCGGTGATGCGGTTTACACCGATGATGTCCCGACAAACATAAGTTCCGCCGAACTTACTGCGCTTGAAATGTACAGCAGGCAGGGATTGGATAATGCTACTCTTGAAGCACTTCTCGGTGGCTTTGCGTATGACAATGCATCGCCGTACTCGATACTTGCGTTCACCTTTACCAATAAAGCGGCGGGCGAAATCAAAGAACGACTTGAAAAGGTTTTGGGTGAAAGTGCAAAGGATATATGGGCAGGTACGTTTCACTCAATCTGTGTGCGTATACTTCGCAAATACATAGACCGATTGGGCTATACATCGGATTTTACAATTTACGATACTGACGATTGCCGCAAGCTTGCCGGTGAATGTATTGAAAAACTGGAGCTTAATGCTGACAGATACACACCAAAGTACGTAACAAGCGTGATTTCACGTGCAAAAAACAGTTATATAAATGCGGAAAACTATTTCACGGGTGATGGTGAGCTTGCGGACGTTTACAATCTTTATCAAAAAAGATTGACAGATGCTAACGCTGTTGATTTTGATGATATTATTAATCTTTGTGTTCGTCTGCTCAGTGAAAACGAGGACATAAAGGAATATTACAGCGGAAAGTTCAAATATGTTTTTGTTGATGAGTATCAGGATACCAACAGAACCCAGTATATGCTTATGAAACTTTTGGCTTCAAAATACCGTAATGTAATGGTAGTTGGCGATGATGACCAGAGCATATACAAATTCAGAGGTGCAACCGTCAAAAACATTCTGAATTTTGACAAGGAATATACTGATGCGAAAACCGTTTATCTTGAGCAGAACTATCGTTCCACCGGTACAATTCTTTCTGCCGCAAATGCAGTTATCAAGCATAATTCCGTACGCAAGGGTAAAGAACTGTGGACGCAACATTCCGAAGGTGACAAGATAACGGTAGAGCAACTTCCGAATCAGGAAGCGGAGGCTTCATATGTTGTTGAAAAGATACAGGAACTTGTTATGCGCGGAAACTGCAAATTCAGCGATATTGCAGTACTGTACCGTACCAACGCCCAATCCATGACACTCGAAACAACATTTTCAAAAAGCGGAATACCGCACCGCCTGTTGTCGGGTACGCGGTTCTTCGATCGTAAAGAAATCAAGGATATCGTGGCGTATCTTGCTGTCATAAATAACAACAATGACAATTTGCGTTTGACACGCATTATAAATGTTCCCAAACGAGGCATCGGAAAGACCACTGTAGATAATCTCAACTCTTTTTCTCAGAGCACCGGACGTTGCATCCTGGATTTGATAAAGAATCCGCCGGTTGAACTTCAGCTAAAAAACAAAGGTCTAATAGAATTTGCACGTTTTATCGAGAAGTATACCTACATGAAGCATGAGATTTCTGTTTCAGAGCTTATAAAAAGCGTTGCGGTGGAAAGCGGATATATCCGTATGCTGGAAGATAGTCTGGAAGATCAGCAGGATAAGATAGATAACATTAATGAGTTGATTTCAAGCGCAATTAAGTACCAGGAATCCTCTGACGCCCCATCACTGGCGGGCTTTCTCGAGGAAGTAGCGCTTATCAGCGATTTGGATAATTACGACACATCTTCAAATGCTACTGTTCTTATGACAATACATAGTGCAAAAGGACTTGAATTTCCTGTTGTTTTCCTCGTCGGGATGGAGGAAAATATTTTTCCGTCTTCACTCAGCGCCAATGAAAATGATGATCTGGAGGAGGAACGCAGGCTTGCATATGTTGCAATAACACGTGCAAAAAAGAAACTGTATATGACTTGTGCCGCTTCACGTCTGTTGTACGGACGAACAAACTGCAATCAGATTTCACGTTTTGTTTCCGAAATTCCGGAAAAATTTTATGTAACCTCAACTGTTAATTCGCGTACGGTTAATGCGCATTCGGATTTTGAATTTACCCACAGAAATGTCAATAAAGATTTTCTCAAACCGACTTCTGCACCTAAAATTCCCAAAAATGAAGAATGTGAAACTTTCGGCGAAGGTGACCGTATTGTCCACCGCGTGTTCGGAAAAGGTACCGTAATCAGTGCCAAATCTGTTGGTGGTGACATGCTGTATGAAATTGAATTTGATAATCAGGGAACTAAAAAATTACTCGGAAAATATGCAAAATTGAGAAAAAACGAGGTATAA
- a CDS encoding DNA topoisomerase, producing the protein MAKKAEYSEQNITSLKGADRVRKRPAVIFGSDGLEGCEHSFFEILSNSIDEAREGFGNVINVTVYKDKTVEVEDFGRGIPLDWNEKEQRYNWDLVFCELYAGGKYENNDGGAYEWSLGLNGLGACATQYSSEFMDVTAYVTGYKYEMHFKKGEPVGELQKEEYNKRRTGTIIRWKPDVEVFTDTNMPLDFFTSILKQQAIVNAGLTINLAFENYDSGFEKYSYTYNGGILEHVNELSGADKLIHENQPEEAPDNDDSEESSGSIVTTKPVIWQGEAIGRDRADLPEYKLKMQAALCFSNVSSRIEYYHNSSFLEHGGSPDKAVRSAFLKACDTYLRNNGKYGKTEAKISFQDIEDCLILVVSSFSTSTSYENQTKKAITNTFITEAMTAFFLEKLEVYFAENKSEAEKIAAQILINKRSRESAESARTNIKKKLTAATDITSRVEKFANCRTKDATRRELFIVEGDSALTSCKLGRDAEFQAIIPVRGKTLNCLKASYDRIFKSDIIIDLLKVIGCGVEIKTKSKDMVDFNLDNLKWSKIILCTDADEDGFQIRTLILTLFYRLLPTLIKEGKIFIALSPLYEIRAKDKILFAYDEKEKAQIISSLGNTNYSIQRSKGLGENEPDMMWQTTMNPETRRLIRVTPTDKISTEIMFDTLLGDNITARKRFIAENGYRYIDLADL; encoded by the coding sequence ATGGCAAAGAAAGCAGAGTACAGCGAACAGAATATCACTTCATTAAAGGGTGCGGACCGTGTCAGAAAACGCCCTGCTGTTATTTTCGGTTCCGACGGTCTTGAGGGTTGCGAGCATTCGTTCTTTGAAATTTTGTCAAACTCAATTGACGAAGCGCGTGAGGGCTTCGGCAATGTCATCAATGTCACGGTTTACAAGGACAAAACCGTCGAGGTCGAGGATTTCGGCCGTGGTATTCCTTTGGACTGGAACGAAAAAGAACAGCGCTATAACTGGGATCTGGTATTTTGTGAATTATACGCAGGCGGAAAATACGAAAATAATGACGGTGGCGCCTACGAATGGTCACTTGGACTTAACGGTCTGGGTGCGTGCGCAACTCAGTACAGTTCCGAATTTATGGACGTTACGGCATACGTAACCGGATATAAGTACGAAATGCATTTCAAAAAAGGTGAACCGGTCGGAGAACTCCAAAAAGAAGAATACAACAAGCGCCGTACCGGCACAATCATACGCTGGAAACCTGATGTTGAGGTTTTCACCGATACCAACATGCCTCTTGACTTTTTCACAAGTATACTCAAACAGCAAGCAATTGTTAATGCAGGACTTACAATAAATCTGGCATTTGAAAATTATGATTCCGGCTTTGAAAAATACTCTTACACCTACAACGGCGGTATTCTGGAGCACGTAAATGAGCTTTCGGGTGCCGACAAGCTGATACACGAAAATCAGCCTGAAGAAGCACCTGATAACGATGATTCGGAAGAAAGCAGCGGCAGCATAGTAACCACCAAACCCGTTATATGGCAAGGGGAAGCTATTGGACGTGATCGTGCGGATTTACCTGAGTATAAATTAAAAATGCAGGCAGCACTCTGTTTTTCAAATGTTTCTTCAAGAATTGAATACTACCACAATTCCAGCTTTCTTGAGCACGGCGGATCCCCCGACAAAGCTGTACGCAGTGCTTTTTTGAAGGCATGCGACACCTATCTGCGCAACAACGGAAAATATGGTAAAACAGAAGCAAAAATAAGCTTCCAAGATATAGAGGATTGCCTTATTCTGGTCGTCAGTTCGTTTTCCACATCCACTTCATATGAGAACCAGACAAAGAAAGCTATAACAAATACATTTATAACCGAGGCAATGACGGCGTTCTTCCTTGAAAAACTCGAGGTATATTTTGCCGAGAACAAGTCAGAAGCTGAAAAAATAGCCGCACAGATACTTATCAATAAAAGAAGCCGTGAAAGCGCTGAAAGCGCGCGTACAAATATCAAAAAAAAGCTCACGGCGGCCACCGATATAACCAGCCGTGTTGAAAAGTTTGCAAATTGCAGAACCAAAGATGCAACCAGGCGCGAGTTGTTTATAGTAGAGGGCGATTCGGCTCTCACGTCGTGCAAGCTTGGCAGAGACGCGGAATTTCAGGCGATAATTCCTGTAAGAGGTAAAACGCTTAACTGCCTTAAGGCTTCGTACGACCGCATATTCAAAAGTGATATTATAATCGATTTGCTCAAAGTTATCGGTTGTGGTGTTGAAATCAAAACCAAGAGCAAGGATATGGTAGATTTTAACCTCGACAACCTTAAGTGGAGTAAAATAATTCTTTGCACCGATGCGGATGAAGACGGATTCCAAATCAGAACACTTATTCTCACACTTTTCTATCGCTTGCTTCCGACTCTTATAAAAGAGGGTAAAATTTTTATAGCACTCTCCCCTCTTTACGAAATCAGAGCCAAGGATAAAATCCTTTTTGCTTACGACGAAAAAGAGAAAGCACAGATCATTTCTTCGCTGGGGAATACCAATTACAGCATTCAGCGCTCCAAAGGTCTTGGTGAAAACGAGCCGGACATGATGTGGCAAACCACCATGAACCCCGAAACAAGGCGTCTTATACGTGTTACCCCCACCGATAAAATAAGCACTGAAATAATGTTTGACACGCTTCTCGGTGATAATATAACAGCGCGTAAGCGATTTATTGCTGAAAACGGTTACAGATATATTGACCTGGCAGATTTATAA
- a CDS encoding topoisomerase IV — protein MAKKSKNAKPEKEIIHAAAVDQLITDTLEVNYMPYAMSVIISRAIPEIDGFKPSHRKLLYTMHKMGLLNGKLTKSANVVGQTMKLNPHGDAAIYETMVRLTRGNEALLHPFVESKGSFGKQYSKMAYAASRYTEVKLDPICSEIFNGIDKDSVDMIDNYDSTMKEPSLLPTSFPNVLVSPNTGIAVGMASSICSFNLAEICDTAIMLIKDPAGDFREVLKAPDFSTGAQLLVSKSKLEEIYETGRGNIRLRSKYTYQKDDNCIEVTEIPYSTTSDAIMDKIEELVKAGKLKEVTDARDETDINGLKIAIDIKRNADPDKVMAKLFKLTPLEDDFSCNFNILICGHPKVMGIREIISEWHAWRAECVKREVYYDLEQKTSKLHLLRGLEKILLDIDKAISIIRHTENDRDVIPNLCNGFDIDIIQAEFIADIKLRSLNKEYILNKTAEIEKLEKEIEDLEDTLKSSKRIDNIIIKQLSNVKNKFGIPRKTEIVYEDTVTYEPESEKIEDYPVFAVMTKDGYFKKITMQSIRGNDEQKLKDGDEIVYSGEILNSSELLFFTSDFNLYKAKMSDFEPVKSAALGEYIPSKLMFDKDEKVVGFLPETDFKGRILFAYANGKAVIVPADSYQTKLNRKKLLAAIAGESPLVKLLKLNENEERDILLRSHSNRIMLIKSSLIPQKQKRNSAGVQVFKLRAGDFVESVMFAEDSSDTKISKYRKTSVPSPGFIYNPIDINENQIKM, from the coding sequence ATGGCTAAAAAATCAAAAAATGCAAAGCCTGAAAAAGAAATAATTCACGCTGCCGCGGTTGACCAGCTTATAACCGATACACTTGAAGTCAACTACATGCCTTATGCAATGAGTGTCATAATTTCACGTGCCATTCCTGAAATTGACGGTTTCAAGCCTTCGCACAGAAAATTGCTGTATACAATGCATAAAATGGGGCTACTCAACGGTAAGCTCACAAAATCCGCAAACGTCGTGGGACAAACCATGAAGCTAAACCCTCACGGTGACGCTGCCATTTACGAAACAATGGTTCGTCTTACGCGCGGCAACGAGGCTCTTCTTCATCCTTTTGTTGAATCCAAAGGTAGTTTTGGCAAGCAGTATTCCAAGATGGCATATGCAGCTTCGCGTTATACGGAAGTTAAGCTTGATCCGATTTGTTCCGAGATTTTCAACGGAATTGACAAAGATTCCGTTGATATGATAGACAACTACGACAGTACTATGAAAGAGCCCTCACTACTGCCTACTTCCTTTCCTAATGTACTTGTTTCCCCAAACACCGGTATTGCGGTAGGTATGGCAAGCTCTATTTGTTCTTTCAACCTGGCGGAAATATGTGACACCGCCATAATGCTCATTAAAGACCCGGCGGGTGATTTCAGAGAGGTTTTAAAAGCCCCTGATTTTTCTACCGGAGCTCAGCTTCTTGTTTCCAAATCAAAGCTTGAGGAAATTTATGAAACAGGGCGCGGAAATATACGTCTGCGTTCTAAATACACTTACCAGAAAGACGACAACTGCATAGAAGTCACTGAAATCCCTTATTCCACCACCAGCGATGCAATAATGGATAAGATTGAGGAATTGGTAAAGGCAGGCAAGCTGAAAGAGGTCACAGATGCCCGTGATGAAACCGATATAAATGGTTTAAAAATCGCAATAGACATAAAAAGGAACGCAGATCCCGATAAAGTTATGGCAAAGCTCTTTAAGCTTACTCCTCTTGAAGACGATTTTTCCTGCAACTTCAATATTTTAATTTGCGGTCATCCTAAAGTTATGGGCATACGCGAAATAATCAGCGAGTGGCATGCCTGGAGAGCAGAATGCGTCAAACGTGAGGTTTATTACGATCTTGAACAGAAAACATCCAAACTTCATTTACTCAGAGGTCTTGAAAAGATACTACTGGATATTGACAAGGCGATCAGCATCATAAGACACACCGAGAATGACCGCGATGTTATACCTAACCTTTGTAATGGATTTGATATTGATATTATTCAAGCCGAATTTATAGCGGATATCAAACTCAGAAGCCTAAACAAAGAATATATACTTAATAAAACCGCAGAAATCGAAAAGCTTGAAAAAGAAATCGAAGATCTGGAGGACACGCTGAAAAGCAGTAAGCGAATTGATAATATAATCATAAAGCAGCTTTCCAACGTTAAAAACAAGTTCGGTATCCCGAGAAAAACCGAAATAGTTTACGAAGATACCGTAACGTACGAACCCGAAAGCGAAAAAATCGAGGATTACCCGGTATTTGCCGTTATGACCAAGGATGGCTACTTCAAAAAGATAACTATGCAATCCATCCGTGGAAACGATGAACAAAAATTGAAAGATGGAGACGAAATTGTATACTCGGGTGAAATACTGAATTCATCTGAATTACTGTTCTTCACTTCCGATTTCAATTTATACAAAGCAAAAATGTCTGACTTTGAGCCGGTAAAATCTGCGGCTTTGGGCGAATATATCCCGTCAAAGCTTATGTTCGACAAAGATGAAAAAGTTGTTGGATTTTTGCCGGAAACGGATTTTAAAGGCCGTATATTGTTCGCTTATGCAAACGGAAAGGCTGTTATTGTTCCTGCAGATTCGTATCAGACAAAGCTCAACAGAAAAAAACTTCTTGCTGCAATTGCCGGTGAATCACCACTTGTCAAACTTTTGAAGCTTAACGAAAATGAGGAACGCGATATACTTTTGCGCAGTCACAGCAACCGCATAATGCTGATTAAAAGTTCTCTCATACCTCAAAAACAAAAGCGCAATTCGGCAGGCGTTCAAGTATTTAAATTGCGTGCGGGTGATTTTGTGGAATCGGTAATGTTTGCTGAAGATTCTTCAGACACAAAAATTTCCAAATACCGCAAAACTTCTGTCCCCTCTCCCGGATTTATTTACAATCCGATAGATATTAACGAAAATCAAATTAAAATGTGA
- a CDS encoding 50S ribosomal protein L9 — translation MKVILTQDVRGQGKKGDLIEVSDGYARNFLFARKLAVEADKATMNELKNREEAEKFKKETEKAQAKDTAAKLESILVKVAVGGSADGRLYSSVTSMEIAQQLSEQFGIEIDKRKIVLDSPIKAYGKYVLDVKLFAGITGKLNVLVSEKK, via the coding sequence ATGAAAGTGATTTTAACACAGGATGTAAGAGGTCAGGGCAAAAAAGGAGATCTTATTGAAGTTTCCGATGGATACGCACGCAATTTTCTTTTTGCAAGAAAGCTTGCGGTTGAAGCTGATAAAGCAACTATGAATGAACTCAAGAACCGTGAGGAAGCAGAAAAGTTCAAAAAGGAAACTGAAAAGGCTCAGGCTAAGGATACCGCCGCAAAGCTCGAAAGTATTCTTGTAAAAGTTGCTGTCGGAGGAAGTGCCGACGGAAGATTGTACAGTTCTGTAACAAGCATGGAAATTGCACAGCAGCTTTCCGAACAATTTGGAATTGAAATCGACAAGCGCAAAATAGTCCTCGACTCCCCTATAAAGGCCTACGGAAAATATGTGCTTGACGTGAAGCTGTTTGCGGGTATAACCGGCAAACTCAATGTTCTCGTTTCCGAAAAGAAATAA